Proteins co-encoded in one Cupriavidus metallidurans CH34 genomic window:
- a CDS encoding enoyl-CoA hydratase/isomerase family protein: protein MTEEDGLLVAISDGVATLTLNRPKQKNALNGSMRDGLCDAVQRIRADRSVRAVVLRGAGEDFCSGGDIRAMNVTEADAGRARMDDMHGWIAMLLDLDRPVVAAVDGVAYGAGFSIALLADFIVASPRARFCMPFMKVGLVPDCGALYTLPRVVGMAKARELVFSAREIGAEEARQIGAVFEIVPEDKLHARADELARGLAGASPAAFAMAKRALNQSLGSDVRAMLEMESLGQGIAFTTSYHREAVRRFKEKEPPLFRWPAAPRD from the coding sequence ATGACAGAAGAAGACGGCTTGCTGGTGGCAATCTCGGATGGCGTGGCAACGCTGACGCTCAACCGTCCGAAGCAGAAGAACGCCCTGAACGGTTCCATGCGCGACGGGCTATGCGACGCAGTACAGCGGATTCGCGCCGACCGCTCGGTGCGCGCCGTAGTGTTGCGCGGCGCAGGCGAGGACTTCTGCTCCGGTGGCGACATCCGCGCGATGAACGTGACGGAGGCGGACGCGGGCCGCGCGCGCATGGACGACATGCATGGCTGGATCGCCATGCTGCTGGATCTGGATCGTCCCGTGGTCGCGGCGGTCGATGGGGTGGCCTATGGGGCCGGCTTCAGTATTGCGCTGCTTGCCGATTTCATCGTGGCGTCGCCGCGCGCGCGCTTCTGCATGCCGTTCATGAAAGTTGGCCTGGTGCCCGATTGCGGCGCGCTATACACGCTGCCGAGAGTGGTAGGCATGGCGAAAGCGCGGGAACTGGTGTTTAGCGCGCGCGAAATTGGCGCGGAGGAAGCGCGCCAGATTGGCGCCGTGTTCGAGATCGTGCCGGAAGACAAGCTCCATGCCCGCGCCGACGAACTGGCTCGTGGTCTGGCCGGCGCTTCGCCGGCTGCATTCGCCATGGCCAAACGCGCGTTGAACCAGTCGCTTGGCAGCGACGTGCGTGCCATGCTGGAAATGGAGTCGCTGGGGCAGGGCATCGCCTTCACTACCAGCTACCACCGCGAAGCTGTGCGCCGCTTCAAGGAGAAGGAGCCGCCGCTGTTCCGCTGGCCTGCGGCGCCTCGGGACTGA
- a CDS encoding tripartite tricarboxylate transporter substrate binding protein, with translation MQSPRSFAMRRRLLAAGLLGAVAHPLSALAADTWPSKPVRMIVPFPPGGPVDTTARIFGQKLGEMWKVPVVIDNRPGAGGVIGATVAAKEPADGYSLFVGAIHHSVNPSLMGKLPYDIEKDFAPVSFATMYPIFVVVHPSVPANNIKEFIAYAKKSDKPLAFGSSGNGGGTHLAGELFNMEAGTKLQHIPYKGSAPAMSDLLGGQVQVMFSDAPTALPHIKTGRIKVLGVASRQRSAILPDVPTVAESGLPGYEAYSWSALFAPAHTPQPILNKLNADFNVAMNDPAVRQRMVQAGADADPGTQEQMRQRLHSEIEKWKKVIQTAGITAG, from the coding sequence ATGCAATCCCCCCGTTCCTTCGCCATGCGCAGGCGGCTTCTGGCCGCCGGCCTGCTCGGCGCCGTCGCGCATCCGCTTTCCGCGCTCGCGGCCGATACCTGGCCGTCCAAGCCTGTGCGAATGATCGTGCCGTTTCCGCCTGGCGGTCCGGTGGACACCACGGCGCGAATCTTCGGCCAGAAGCTCGGCGAGATGTGGAAGGTCCCGGTCGTCATCGACAACCGTCCCGGTGCTGGCGGCGTGATCGGGGCGACCGTCGCGGCGAAGGAACCTGCCGACGGCTACAGCCTGTTCGTGGGCGCCATCCATCACTCGGTCAATCCGTCGCTGATGGGCAAGCTGCCCTATGACATCGAGAAGGATTTCGCGCCGGTCAGCTTCGCGACGATGTATCCGATCTTTGTGGTGGTGCATCCGTCCGTGCCCGCCAACAACATCAAGGAATTCATCGCGTACGCAAAGAAGAGCGACAAGCCGCTCGCGTTCGGCTCTTCGGGCAATGGGGGCGGTACCCATCTGGCAGGCGAACTGTTCAACATGGAAGCCGGCACAAAGCTGCAGCACATCCCTTACAAGGGCAGCGCCCCGGCCATGAGCGACCTGCTCGGCGGACAGGTGCAGGTAATGTTCAGCGACGCCCCGACTGCCCTGCCGCACATCAAGACGGGCCGCATCAAGGTGCTCGGCGTGGCCAGCCGCCAGCGCTCGGCGATCTTGCCCGACGTGCCGACCGTTGCGGAATCCGGCCTGCCCGGCTACGAGGCCTACTCATGGTCTGCGCTGTTCGCACCGGCCCACACGCCGCAGCCGATCCTCAACAAGCTCAACGCCGATTTCAACGTCGCCATGAACGACCCGGCCGTGCGTCAGCGCATGGTGCAGGCCGGCGCGGATGCCGACCCGGGCACGCAGGAACAGATGCGCCAGCGACTGCACAGCGAAATCGAGAAATGGAAGAAGGTCATCCAGACAGCCGGCATTACGGCTGGGTGA
- a CDS encoding class I adenylate-forming enzyme family protein, with the protein MTTRIHHLLDRWLTESPDQPFIHLPDGRSLTFADLGALTTAAEAELLALGVLPGDRVLVVAENCPEHAALILACSRVGAWSCGVNARMAPAEIDAFAAKADARVIYFTAAASRAASAHARRFDAVPSALNGMEHSHVRANAMPEGQPLQDQVAALIFTSGTTGEPKGVMLTHDALIHFARVTCEARALSPVDRSYAFVPMTHIFGLGTVLLSSLLAGAQLVMRPQFDPADLLDALAHCGVSQLQGPPTLYSRLLAHLQHEGITTPTAPALRYLYTGAGPLDLSLKQRVEATFGLTLHHGYGLSEYAGSVHVTRLGDRRADTSAGYAVAEAEVQVTDPVTGTPLPLGERGELWLRGRGLMPGYFRDPDATAKAMREGGWYASGDLGEMHADGALFVVGRLKEMIIRSGFNVYPAEVETALNTHPSIQRSAVVGCRESDGNEEIIAFVELRPGATLDVAALQNHLRERLAPYKRPARIVALPELPTNNNGKILKRELQEQAASLLS; encoded by the coding sequence GTGACCACCCGGATTCATCACTTGCTAGACCGCTGGCTGACCGAGTCGCCCGATCAACCGTTCATCCATCTGCCGGACGGCCGTAGCCTGACCTTCGCCGATCTGGGCGCGCTGACCACCGCGGCCGAAGCGGAATTGCTGGCGCTCGGCGTCCTGCCGGGAGACCGCGTCCTGGTCGTGGCGGAAAACTGCCCCGAACACGCCGCGCTGATTCTCGCCTGCAGCCGTGTGGGGGCGTGGTCCTGCGGCGTCAACGCGCGGATGGCGCCGGCCGAAATCGACGCCTTCGCCGCCAAGGCAGATGCCCGGGTGATCTACTTCACCGCGGCGGCGTCACGTGCCGCATCCGCCCATGCACGCCGGTTCGACGCCGTGCCTTCCGCGCTGAACGGCATGGAGCACAGCCACGTCCGCGCCAACGCCATGCCGGAAGGGCAGCCGCTGCAGGACCAGGTGGCCGCTCTGATCTTCACCTCCGGCACAACCGGCGAACCCAAGGGCGTGATGCTCACGCACGATGCCCTGATTCACTTTGCCCGCGTGACGTGCGAGGCCCGCGCGCTGAGCCCGGTGGACCGCAGCTATGCCTTTGTGCCGATGACCCACATTTTCGGGCTCGGCACCGTCCTGCTCAGTTCGCTGCTGGCCGGCGCGCAACTGGTCATGCGCCCGCAGTTCGATCCAGCCGACCTGCTGGATGCGCTGGCGCACTGCGGCGTATCGCAACTGCAGGGGCCGCCGACGCTGTATTCGCGTCTGCTGGCGCACCTGCAACATGAGGGCATCACGACACCCACGGCGCCCGCGCTGCGCTACCTCTACACCGGCGCCGGTCCGCTGGATCTGTCGCTCAAGCAGCGTGTGGAGGCCACATTTGGCCTGACGTTGCACCACGGCTACGGGCTGTCCGAGTACGCAGGCTCGGTGCACGTGACGCGGCTCGGCGACCGGCGTGCCGATACTAGCGCGGGTTATGCGGTGGCCGAGGCCGAAGTGCAGGTCACCGACCCCGTCACCGGCACACCGTTACCCCTGGGTGAACGCGGCGAGCTGTGGCTGCGCGGCAGGGGCCTGATGCCCGGCTATTTCCGCGATCCGGATGCCACCGCGAAAGCCATGCGCGAAGGCGGCTGGTACGCGAGCGGCGACCTCGGCGAAATGCACGCGGACGGCGCGCTGTTCGTGGTGGGCCGCCTGAAGGAAATGATCATCCGCTCCGGCTTCAACGTCTATCCGGCTGAGGTGGAGACCGCGCTCAACACGCACCCCAGCATCCAGCGCTCAGCGGTGGTCGGCTGCCGCGAAAGCGATGGCAACGAGGAGATCATTGCCTTCGTGGAACTGCGCCCCGGCGCCACGCTCGACGTTGCCGCGCTGCAGAACCACCTGCGTGAACGTCTGGCCCCGTACAAGCGCCCCGCGCGCATCGTGGCGCTGCCAGAGCTGCCAACGAATAACAACGGCAAGATCCTCAAGCGCGAGCTGCAGGAACAGGCCGCATCACTGCTGTCATAG
- a CDS encoding acyl-CoA dehydrogenase family protein — translation MDLRFTKEEEAFREEVRAFVQANLPTDIRDKVLGHRRVEKDDYVRWHRILHAHGWGAPTWPKEWGGTGWNALQRLIFEIETLRAGAPRMLPFGLTMIGPVLMKYASAAHKERFLPRIPTVDEFWCQGYSEPGSGSDLASLRTSAVRRGDKYIVNGQKTWTTMAHFADWIFCLVRTDPEAKAQEGISMLLIDMKSPGVTVRPIKTLDGGHDVNETWFEEVEVPVENLLGEENKGWTYAKYLLGHERTGIAGIGHCYRELRLLRKYAAETTDGRGGRLIDDVRMRDKIARLEMDLMALEMLLLRVATQAAGTPGPEASIVKIRGSELQQDIAMLQMEVAGPNGWPYSTDWMELGAPQPVSGAEWAAPAASTYYDMRKTTIYGGSTEVQKNIISKMIIGF, via the coding sequence ATGGACCTGCGTTTCACCAAGGAAGAAGAAGCCTTCCGAGAGGAAGTCCGCGCCTTTGTCCAGGCCAACTTGCCGACCGATATTCGCGACAAGGTACTGGGCCACAGGCGTGTGGAAAAGGACGACTACGTGCGGTGGCACCGCATCCTTCACGCGCATGGTTGGGGCGCCCCCACCTGGCCGAAGGAATGGGGCGGCACGGGCTGGAACGCGCTGCAGCGCCTGATTTTCGAGATCGAGACGCTGCGGGCTGGCGCCCCGCGCATGTTGCCGTTCGGTCTCACGATGATTGGCCCGGTGCTGATGAAGTACGCCAGCGCCGCGCACAAGGAACGTTTCCTGCCGCGCATCCCGACCGTGGATGAGTTCTGGTGTCAGGGTTACTCCGAACCCGGTTCCGGTTCGGATCTCGCCTCGCTCCGGACCAGCGCCGTGCGCCGTGGCGACAAGTACATCGTCAATGGCCAGAAGACCTGGACGACGATGGCGCATTTCGCCGACTGGATCTTCTGCCTGGTGCGTACCGATCCGGAAGCCAAGGCCCAGGAAGGCATCTCGATGCTGCTGATCGACATGAAATCGCCCGGTGTGACCGTGCGACCGATCAAGACGCTCGACGGCGGTCACGACGTGAACGAGACCTGGTTCGAAGAAGTCGAGGTACCGGTCGAGAACCTGCTCGGCGAGGAGAACAAGGGCTGGACCTACGCCAAGTACCTGCTTGGCCACGAGCGCACCGGCATCGCCGGCATCGGGCACTGCTACCGCGAACTGCGCCTGCTCCGGAAGTACGCCGCCGAGACTACCGATGGCCGTGGCGGCCGCCTGATCGACGACGTGCGTATGCGCGACAAGATCGCTCGTCTCGAAATGGATCTGATGGCGCTGGAAATGCTGCTGCTGCGCGTGGCCACGCAGGCCGCGGGCACCCCCGGCCCGGAAGCGTCGATCGTCAAGATTCGTGGCTCGGAGCTGCAGCAGGACATCGCCATGCTCCAGATGGAAGTGGCGGGCCCGAACGGCTGGCCTTACTCGACGGACTGGATGGAGCTGGGCGCGCCTCAGCCCGTTAGTGGCGCGGAATGGGCGGCACCGGCTGCCTCGACCTACTACGACATGCGCAAGACCACGATCTACGGTGGTTCGACCGAGGTTCAGAAGAACATCATCTCCAAGATGATCATCGGTTTCTAG
- a CDS encoding acyl-CoA dehydrogenase family protein codes for MDFTYSEEQRMLADSLRRFVESEYSFEKRRRNAREHGSFDRGIWSSLAEMGVLGLAVPADHGGFGHGPASQVVVQRELGRALVQEPVIPSGVIATAILAHHAPAALQAEWLPAIASGDKIFTLAYLEPDSRYRPEVARTTARKAGADGYVLNGRKSVVWHGAAADTYIVSAMLDGALALFLVSRDAKGLAVTGYPTMDRLSGAGLQLADVPATLVTTNGLEALELGLDHGVAAQCAAAAGAIERLIEITAEYLGTRKQFGKPLASFQALQHRVADMLLQKELALSMAYVAAQGLDATDAAERRRKVSAAKVVTAKAARFAGQQAVQLHGGMGMTDELEVGDYFKALTMVDVLLGDTDLHLERYGEAMAA; via the coding sequence ATGGATTTCACGTATAGCGAAGAACAGCGGATGCTCGCCGACAGCCTGCGCCGCTTTGTCGAATCCGAGTACTCCTTCGAGAAGCGCCGCCGCAACGCCCGCGAACACGGCAGCTTCGACCGGGGCATCTGGTCGTCGCTGGCGGAGATGGGCGTGCTCGGTCTGGCCGTGCCGGCTGACCACGGTGGCTTTGGCCACGGCCCGGCCAGCCAGGTTGTCGTGCAGCGCGAACTGGGCCGCGCGCTCGTGCAGGAGCCTGTGATCCCGAGCGGTGTCATCGCCACGGCGATCCTCGCGCATCACGCGCCTGCTGCCCTGCAGGCCGAGTGGCTGCCCGCCATCGCGAGTGGCGACAAGATCTTCACGCTGGCCTATCTGGAGCCGGACTCGCGTTATCGCCCCGAAGTCGCCAGGACGACGGCCCGCAAGGCCGGTGCCGACGGCTATGTGCTCAATGGCCGGAAGTCGGTGGTCTGGCATGGCGCGGCGGCTGATACGTACATTGTTTCGGCGATGCTCGACGGCGCGCTGGCGCTGTTCCTGGTGAGCCGCGACGCGAAGGGGCTGGCGGTAACCGGCTATCCGACCATGGACCGACTGTCGGGCGCGGGCCTGCAACTCGCCGACGTGCCCGCCACGCTGGTCACGACGAACGGTCTCGAGGCCCTGGAGCTTGGACTCGATCACGGCGTTGCCGCGCAATGCGCGGCGGCGGCCGGCGCTATCGAACGGCTGATCGAGATCACCGCCGAGTACCTTGGCACCCGCAAGCAGTTCGGCAAGCCGCTGGCATCTTTCCAGGCCCTTCAGCACCGCGTGGCCGACATGCTGCTGCAGAAGGAACTGGCGCTGTCGATGGCCTACGTGGCCGCGCAGGGCCTCGATGCCACCGACGCGGCCGAGCGCCGCCGCAAGGTGTCCGCCGCGAAGGTCGTCACGGCCAAGGCCGCGCGCTTCGCCGGCCAGCAGGCGGTGCAGTTGCACGGCGGCATGGGTATGACTGATGAACTGGAGGTTGGCGACTATTTCAAGGCGCTGACCATGGTAGACGTCCTGCTGGGCGATACCGACCTCCACCTGGAACGCTACGGCGAAGCCATGGCGGCCTGA
- a CDS encoding thiolase domain-containing protein, with the protein MTINSKAYIVGAYEHPTRKAPDKTVAQLHAESAKGALEDAGLSLADVDGYFCAGDAPGLGMVNMVDYLGLNVRHVDSTEMGGSSYIAHVSHAAQAIAAGKCNVALITLAGRPRSEGSSGTQARNWGANLPDQPFEAPFNPVTVNLYAMVAQRHMYEFGTTPEQLAWVKVAASHHAQYNPNAMLREVVTVEDVVNSPMISDPLHRLDCCVVSDGGGALIVARPEIAAKLNRPKIKILGAGEHVKGLLGGQVDLSWSAARFSGAAAFEEARVTPADIKYASIYDSFTITVLMQLEDLGFCKKGEGGKFVMDGNLISGVGKLPFNTDGGGLCNNHPANRGGITKVIEAVRQLRGEAHPAVQVKNCDLALAQGTGGYMGSRHGSATLILERE; encoded by the coding sequence ATGACCATCAATAGCAAGGCATATATCGTCGGGGCGTACGAGCACCCGACCCGCAAGGCACCGGACAAGACCGTTGCCCAGCTTCACGCGGAAAGCGCCAAGGGCGCGCTCGAGGATGCGGGCCTGTCGCTGGCCGACGTCGACGGCTACTTCTGCGCCGGTGACGCCCCGGGCCTCGGCATGGTGAACATGGTCGACTATCTCGGCCTGAATGTGCGCCATGTGGATTCGACCGAAATGGGCGGGTCCTCCTACATCGCCCACGTCTCGCACGCCGCGCAGGCCATCGCTGCCGGCAAGTGCAACGTGGCACTGATCACGCTGGCCGGCCGTCCGCGTTCGGAAGGTTCGAGCGGCACGCAGGCACGCAACTGGGGCGCGAACCTGCCGGACCAGCCGTTCGAGGCACCGTTCAACCCGGTGACGGTCAACCTGTACGCGATGGTTGCCCAGCGGCACATGTACGAGTTCGGCACCACGCCCGAGCAGCTCGCGTGGGTCAAGGTGGCTGCGTCGCATCACGCCCAGTACAACCCGAACGCCATGTTGCGCGAAGTTGTCACCGTCGAGGACGTGGTGAATTCCCCGATGATCTCCGACCCGCTGCACCGGCTGGACTGCTGCGTGGTGTCCGATGGTGGCGGTGCCCTCATCGTGGCCCGCCCGGAAATCGCGGCCAAGCTTAATCGCCCGAAGATCAAGATCCTGGGCGCTGGCGAGCACGTGAAGGGTTTGCTGGGCGGCCAGGTGGACCTGTCGTGGTCCGCCGCGCGTTTCTCCGGCGCTGCAGCCTTCGAGGAAGCCCGTGTCACCCCGGCAGACATCAAGTACGCGTCGATCTACGACAGCTTCACGATCACCGTGCTGATGCAGCTGGAAGACCTGGGCTTCTGCAAGAAGGGCGAAGGCGGCAAGTTCGTGATGGACGGCAACCTGATCTCCGGCGTGGGCAAGCTGCCGTTCAATACCGATGGCGGCGGTCTCTGCAATAACCACCCGGCCAACCGTGGCGGCATCACCAAGGTGATCGAAGCCGTGCGCCAGTTGCGCGGCGAAGCCCACCCCGCGGTGCAGGTGAAGAACTGCGACCTGGCGCTGGCCCAGGGTACCGGCGGCTACATGGGCTCACGCCATGGTTCCGCCACGCTGATCCTCGAACGCGAATAA
- a CDS encoding Zn-ribbon domain-containing OB-fold protein: protein MTTPYVPTPYKAPDEQPDNTAFWQAAREGRLLVRQCKSCGKPHWYPRTLCPFCMGDTEWKTASGQGEIYSFSITRRAGPNPFCIAYVKLDDGVTMMTNIVDTDLDTVHIGQRVKVRFAETDGGAPVPVFAPV, encoded by the coding sequence ATGACGACTCCTTACGTCCCCACTCCGTACAAGGCTCCCGACGAGCAGCCCGACAACACCGCCTTCTGGCAGGCCGCCCGCGAGGGACGACTGCTGGTGCGCCAATGCAAGTCCTGCGGCAAGCCGCACTGGTATCCGCGCACGCTGTGCCCGTTCTGCATGGGTGACACCGAGTGGAAGACCGCCAGCGGGCAGGGCGAGATCTACTCATTCAGCATCACGCGCCGCGCCGGCCCCAATCCGTTCTGCATCGCCTATGTGAAGCTCGATGACGGCGTGACGATGATGACGAATATCGTCGACACCGATCTCGATACCGTACACATCGGCCAGCGCGTGAAGGTGCGGTTCGCCGAGACCGACGGCGGCGCGCCGGTCCCTGTCTTCGCACCGGTCTGA
- a CDS encoding MaoC/PaaZ C-terminal domain-containing protein: MPISYQHLRNRPFAPVRQHYTARDTMLYALSLGLGNDPMNASALPFVYEGAASGLRALPSQAVVLGYPGFWAREPDTGIDWVKLLHGEQRLRLHRPLPAEAEVVGHNRITHLTDKGAGKGAIMVTERKLETAQGELLATVQQVSFLRGDGGYSQADGGQPSDDPLPALRPTPEDRAPDFVDTQPTRPEAALLYRLMGDFNPLHADPAVAAAAGFERPILHGLASYGLVAHALLRQCAGHDPARLRAFDIRFASPVFPGETLVTEIWRDPAQPNQFQLRAKVLERDKVVLSHGWAEIA, encoded by the coding sequence ATGCCGATCAGCTACCAGCATCTGCGGAACCGGCCGTTCGCGCCGGTCCGTCAGCACTACACCGCGCGCGACACCATGCTGTACGCGCTGAGCCTGGGCCTGGGCAATGATCCGATGAATGCATCGGCATTGCCCTTTGTCTACGAAGGCGCTGCCAGCGGGCTGCGCGCGCTGCCGTCGCAGGCGGTGGTGCTGGGCTATCCCGGCTTCTGGGCACGCGAGCCAGATACCGGTATCGACTGGGTCAAGCTGCTGCACGGCGAACAGCGGTTGCGGCTGCACCGTCCGCTGCCCGCAGAGGCAGAGGTTGTCGGTCATAACCGCATCACGCACCTGACCGACAAGGGTGCCGGCAAGGGAGCCATCATGGTGACCGAGCGGAAGCTGGAAACCGCACAGGGTGAACTGCTGGCGACCGTCCAGCAGGTGTCGTTCCTGCGTGGCGATGGCGGCTACAGTCAGGCGGACGGCGGGCAACCGAGCGATGATCCACTGCCCGCGCTGCGGCCGACACCTGAAGACAGGGCGCCCGACTTTGTCGATACGCAGCCGACGCGCCCTGAAGCGGCGCTGTTGTATCGCCTGATGGGCGATTTCAATCCGCTGCACGCGGACCCTGCCGTGGCGGCGGCAGCGGGATTCGAGCGGCCGATCCTGCATGGCCTGGCCAGTTACGGCCTTGTTGCGCATGCGCTGCTTCGGCAATGCGCGGGTCACGACCCGGCACGACTGCGCGCGTTCGATATCCGCTTCGCATCACCGGTGTTTCCGGGCGAAACGCTTGTCACCGAGATCTGGCGCGATCCCGCTCAGCCGAACCAGTTCCAGTTGCGCGCCAAGGTGCTGGAGCGCGACAAGGTCGTGCTCAGCCATGGCTGGGCGGAGATCGCCTGA